The following are from one region of the Coffea eugenioides isolate CCC68of chromosome 2, Ceug_1.0, whole genome shotgun sequence genome:
- the LOC113760102 gene encoding protein FAR1-RELATED SEQUENCE 5-like, translating to MGQDGVLKTHDMVQETEKGKMGMDGCGRLMSFDLNQEPECDRDTCSEESGGSIGGHEDEEADELVGAIGVDDVMKLTFDTEEAGEFYNLYAKLSGFGIRKSNAKRDEDGISRFRKWVCCCEGYRNEKWFNYEDRKREAKAITRTGCGACFRVKYDTESVKYVVTRFIMEHNHPLASEASVQHLRSHRKVSDAEYAQAKSLKLVGARICQIMKHFVIKAGGYSNVGFCIKDLYNRMDEERRKDIFNGDAEGALGFLAAKKDADDMFFYKYHVDNEGKLARLFWADSKSRVDFSVFGDVLVFDTTYKTNKYRKPLVVLAGVNNHLNSTIFGCALLSDERIETYEWVLSTFVEAMKGRKPVAVMTDGDSAMRRAIKNLLPDACHRLCSWHLHRNARSNIRCEEFNNRLYDLMARKFSTLEFEDRWARLVNGQRPIYAVIFLQV from the coding sequence ATGGGGCAGGATGGGGTGCTTAAAACTCATGACATGGTGCAGGAAACAGAGAAGGGAAAAATGGGGATGGATGGTTGCGGCAGGTTAATGTCATTTGACCTTAACCAAGAACCTGAGTGTGACCGAGACACATGCAGTGAAGAAAGCGGTGGTTCAATAGGAGGACACGAAGATGAGGAGGCAGATGAATTGGTGGGCGCAATAGGCGTGGATGACGTAATGAAATTAACATTTGACACGGAAGAAGCTGGGGAATTTTATAATTTGTATGCGAAACTAAGCGGATTTGGGATTCGTAAAAGTAATGCCAAACGAGATGAAGATGGCATTTCAAGATTTAGAAAATGGGTATGTTGCTGTGAAGGTTATAGGAATGAAAAGTGGTTTAATTATGAAGACCGGAAAAGAGAAGCAAAAGCAATCACAAGGACCGGGTGTGGGGCTTGCTTTCGCGTGAAATATGACACAGAATCGGTAAAGTATGTGGTGACACGTTTCATTATGGAGCACAATCACCCGCTGGCATCAGAGGCAAGTGTGCAACACCTTAGGTCGCATAGAAAAGTGAGCGATGCAGAATATGCGCAGGCAAAAAGTCTAAAGTTGGTTGGGGCCAGAATATGCCAGATAATGAAACATTTTGTTATCAAAGCCGGAGGGTATAGTAACGTGGGATTTTGCATTAAGGATCTGTATAACCGAATGGACGAGGAACGTAGAAAAGATATTTTTAATGGCGATGCAGAAGGGGCACTTGGGTTCTTGGCAGCGAAGAAGGATGccgatgacatgttcttttatAAATATCATGTAGATAACGAAGGAAAATTGGCAAGGTTGTTTTGGGCAGATTCTAAATCTCGTGTGGACTTCAGTGTATTTGGAGATGTATTGGTGTTTGATACaacatacaaaacaaataaataccgCAAGCCACTAGTTGTACTTGCAGGGGTAAACAACCATTTGAACAGTACTATTTTCGGCTGTGCACTGTTATCAGATGAGAGGATTGAAACATATGAATGGGTGCTAAGTACATTTGTAGAGGCTATGAAAGGTAGAAAGCCAGTAGCAGTGATGACAGATGGGGACAGTGCAATGCGAAGAGCGATAAAGAATCTTCTCCCGGATGCTTGTCACAGGCTATGTTCGTGGCACTTGCATAGGAATGCACGGAGTAATATTCGCTGCGAGGAGTTTAATAACAGGTTGTATGACCTGATGGCGAGAAAGTTTAGCACTCTTGAGTTTGAGGATCGCTGGGCTAGGTTAGTTAATGGGCAGAGGCCTATTTACGCGGTCATTTTTTTGCAGGTATGA
- the LOC113760103 gene encoding protein FAR1-RELATED SEQUENCE 5-like — MRLYEFVRSFDLAIAWLRHTESKAVHTSENTKPVLTTILPELEGSAAVVFTRNVFFMVRKHLNRQGLLISEGWSEDGGSRTYYYSKYGGHEISWRVVYDRSMEKLICSCMKFESKGIPCAHMFRVMVVEGMNRIPEACISKRLTKGVYSTNNGMKAFVADEQLTQMARYGTLKSSCNSMCYYASYMDDAFNDLQQMFDKHSVDLKEKWIESGYGGDGFAMDSRVMNDRSRRTFGLLDPRVSRCKGDHKHGETKKKRKCGYCRQATTNEHAHTKRIRTTQQFMMIIWKIVWMNRWKNQLKLVRGGATQANGEDKHLHHKHAVAVEGTQVTNKEVQEKDEAQLL, encoded by the exons ATGCGACTATATGAATTCGTTAGAAGTTTTGATTTGGCAATAGCATGGCTTCGACATACTGAGAGCAAAGCAGTTCACACAAGCGAAAACACAAAACCAGTCTTAACCACAATCCTGCCCGAATTAGAGGGGAGCGCAGCGGTGGTGTTTACAAGGAATGTGTTCTTCATGGTGAGGAAGCATTTGAACAGGCAGGGACTTCTAATTTCTGAGGGCTGGAGCGAGGATGGAGGGAGTCGTACATATTATTACTCGAAATATGGTGGACACGAAATTAGTTGGAGGGTGGTTTATGATAGGTCAATGGAGAAGCTAATCTGCTCTTGCATGAAATTCGAGTCAAAGGGGATTCCTTGTGCTCACATGTTTCGCGTGATGGTGGTAGAAGGAATGAACAGGATCCCAGAAGCATGCATTTCGAAGCGGTTGACAAAGGGAGTTTACAGTACTAATAATGGAATGAAAGCATTTGTTGCAGACGAACAGCTGACACAAATGGCCAGATATGGCACTTTAAAGTCGAGCTGTAATAGTATGTGTTACTATGCGTCCTACATGGATGATGCGTTTAATGACCTGCAGCAGATGTTTGACAAGCATTCTGTGGACCTAAAGGAGAAGTGGATTGAAAGTGGATATGGGGGAGACGGATTTGCAATGGATTCAAGAGTGATGAACGATAGAAGTAGAAGAACATTCGGGCTGTTAGATCCCAGGGTGTCCCGGTGTAAAGGTGATCACAAGCATGgagaaacaaagaagaaaagaaagtgtgGTTATTGCAG GCAGGCCACAACCAACGAACATGCCCATACAAAAAGAATTCGCACAACACAGCAGTTCATGATGATCATATGGAAAATTGTTTGGATGAATCGCTGGAAAAATCAATTGAAATTGGTACGGGGTGGAGCGACTCAGGCGAATGGAGAGGACAAGCATTTGCACCACAAGCATGCGGTAGCGGTGGAAGGGACACAGGTGACCAACAAAGAAGTCCAGGAGAAAGATGAGGCACAACTGCTGTGA